A genomic region of Miscanthus floridulus cultivar M001 chromosome 3, ASM1932011v1, whole genome shotgun sequence contains the following coding sequences:
- the LOC136546678 gene encoding ornithine decarboxylase 1A, chloroplastic-like, translated as MQTVLLAPGVKDKKLVSFTRGALKEKDAVTGIIRSIVATSNPAQRSAFHVFDLNKVLDLFSAWRRALPDVRPYYAVKCNPEPAILGALAALGAGFDCASRAEIEAVLRLGVQPSSIVYANPCKPEPHLEYAAEVGVNLTTYDSEEEVAKVKRCHPKCELLLRLKGPDGAEAKYNLGTKYGAHADEVVPLLRAAQCAGINVVGVSFHVGSGVSRVDVYRGAIEAARAAFDEAVALGMPPMRLLDIGGGFTAAATFGEAAAVINDALLHYFGDLPCVEVIGEPGRYFAETAVTLAARVIGKRTRGEVREYWIDDGLYGSLNCILMDQYDPRPRPLASPRPGEKTHTSTVFGPTCDSQDRMVTEYQLPEISVGDWLIFDDMGVYSTAAGSKFNGFDTSEIKIYVAYSS; from the coding sequence ATGCAGACCGTGCTGTTGGCCCCCGGCGTTAAGGACAAGAAGCTGGTCTCGTTCACCCGCGGCGCGCTCAAGGAGAAGGACGCCGTCACCGGAATCATCCGTTCCATCGTCGCCACGTCCAACCCCGCCCAGCGGAGCGCCTTCCATGTATTCGACCTCAACAAGGTCCTAGACCTCTTCTCGGCGTGGCGCCGCGCGCTCCCCGACGTGCGCCCCTACTACGCCGTCAAGTGCAACCCCGAGCCGGCGATTCTCGGCGCGCTCGCCGCGCTCGGCGCGGGATTCGACTGCGCCAGCCGCGCCGAGATCGAGGCCGTGCTCCGGCTCGGCGTTCAGCCCAGCAGCATCGTCTACGCCAACCCCTGCAAGCCCGAGCCACACCTCGAGTACGCCGCGGAGGTCGGCGTCAACCTCACCACCTACGACTCCGAGGAGGAGGTGGCCAAGGTCAAGCGCTGCCATCCCAAGTGCGAGCTCCTGCTCCGCCTCAAGGGCCCCGACGGCGCCGAGGCCAAGTACAATCTGGGGACCAAGTATGGCGCGCACGCCGATGAGGTGGTGCCGCTCCTGCGCGCCGCCCAGTGCGCGGGGATTAACGTGGTCGGCGTCTCCTTCCACGTCGGAAGTGGCGTGTCCCGCGTGGATGTGTACCGCGGGGCAATCGAGGCCGCGCGCGCGGCGTTCGACGAGGCCGTCGCCCTCGGCATGCCTCCCATGCGTCTCCTCGATATTGGCGGCGGATTCACGGCCGCTGCTACCttcggcgaggcggcggcggtcATCAACGATGCGCTGCTGCATTACTTCGGCGATCTGCCGTGCGTGGAGGTGATCGGCGAGCCCGGGCGCTACTTCGCCGAGACAGCGGTCACGCTCGCCGCGCGCGTCATCGGGAAGCGCACGCGCGGTGAGGTGCGCGAGTATTGGATCGACGATGGGCTCTACGGCTCGCTGAACTGCATACTCATGGACCAGTACGATCCGCGTCCGAGACCGCTGGCCAGCCCGCGCCCCGGCGAGAAGACGCACACGTCTACGGTATTCGGGCCGACGTGCGACTCGCAAGACAGAATGGTGACCGAATACCAGCTGCCGGAGATAAGTGTGGGCGATTggctcatcttcgacgacatggGCGTCTACAGCACAGCTGCCGGCTCCAAGTTCAACGGTTTCGACACGTCGGAGATAAAGATCTACGTGGCGTACTCCAGCTGA